A section of the Scyliorhinus torazame isolate Kashiwa2021f chromosome 21, sScyTor2.1, whole genome shotgun sequence genome encodes:
- the LOC140398316 gene encoding uncharacterized protein: MMEWLRIVCLIFGLTSLGVLLAMDMEKGNIMYLCSPNQSTRIHHLCKGDVLRCPHIQGHGIDSWKVIKVKENAGVMKQLHRSRRWEGNIIWTLPCFWNTCKFDFGCVKSGTIKVTSGCQKSVGRDHEKEKGTRERTGRVRREVQLERRLPGDALKLIKGQTEENPGSMNLFYQIYHRLYGQGRVVCYPNPAAVSRLFSVSPLWGTPQTVVHCQRSEPLPEQVTLPYDPDSAPPAICLPLPRGNPHSQYDRLRRWRAYIPSHFTPNRDSRSYEYCFSSEGYGCLLVEVDTNITCLFPTCTDRRCHITQASGQCVCYNTTCVPLNAGLQLLCGWANVSHITVGNRAFCIAGRPEWAFQNWINWATGRSLRNRYADCDASLHTEQGYYFLFNGTATNVLSPHFPAELLLGL, translated from the coding sequence atgatggagtggctacgcatcgtctgtctgatatttggcctcacttcgcttggcgtgttattggcgatggacatggaaaaggggaatattatgtatctgtgtagccccaaccaatctacaaggatacatcacctatgcaaaggtgatgttcttcgctgcccccatatacaaggacatggtatcgactcatggaaggtcatcaaagttaaggagaatgcgggagtcatgaagcagctgcaccggtcccggcgatgggaagggaacattatatggacattgccttgtttttggaatacatgtaaatttgattttggatgtgttaaaagtggtacaataaaggtaacatcaggctgtcagaagagtgtaggaagagaccatgagaaagagaaagggactagagagaggacggggcgtgtgagaagggaagtacagctagaacgtaggttaccgggagatgcacttaagttaattaaaggccaaactgaggaaaacccgggtagtatgaatctcttctaccagatttaccaccgtctgtatggccagggacgggttgtctgctacccaaaccccgcagcggtgtctaggttattttctgtttcaccgctttggggcactccccaaacggtggttcattgtcagcgttccgagccattgcccgagcaagtcactcttccttacgatccggattcagcaccaccggctatttgccttccccttcctcggggtaatccccactcacagtacgataggctgcgacggtggagggcgtacatacctagccacttcactcccaatagggattcccggtcgtacgagtattgcttcagcagtgaagggtacggctgtttgctggtagaggtggacacaaatataacatgtctgtttcccacctgtacggacaggaggtgccatatcacccaggcgtctggccaatgcgtttgttataacaccacttgcgttccattgaacgctggcctccagctcctttgtggctgggcgaatgtctctcatatcactgttgggaatagggctttctgcattgctgggcggcccgaatgggcatttcaaaattggataaactgggctactgggaggtccttacgcaaccgatatgctgattgtgatgctagtctccacacggaacaaggatactactttttatttaatggtacggcgaccaacgttttgtcaccccatttccccgccgaattgctattgggactctag